In one Nicotiana tomentosiformis chromosome 6, ASM39032v3, whole genome shotgun sequence genomic region, the following are encoded:
- the LOC104093996 gene encoding histone H3.2-like, which translates to MARTKQTARKSTGGKAPRKQLATKAARKSAPATGGVKKPHRFRPGTVALREIRKYQKSTELLIRKLPFQRLVREIAQDFKTDLRFQSSAVAALQEATEAYLVGLFEDTNLCAIHAKRVTIMPKDIQLARRIRGERA; encoded by the coding sequence ATGGCTCGTACTAAGCAAACAGCTCGCAAATCAACAGGTGGTAAGGCTCCAAGGAAGCAGCTAGCTACAAAGGCAGCGAGAAAGTCAGCTCCGGCTACCGGAGGAGTGAAGAAACCTCACCGTTTCCGTCCCGGAACTGTAGCTTTAAGGGAAATTCGGAAGTACCAGAAATCGACAGAGTTGTTGATAAGAAAGTTGCCGTTTCAGAGGCTAGTGAGGGAAATAGCACAGGATTTCAAGACAGATCTGAGGTTCCAAAGCAGTGCTGTTGCTGCCCTACAAGAGGCTACTGAGGCTTACCTTGTTGGACTCTTTGAAGATACAAATCTCTGTGCCATTCACGCGAAAAGGGTCACTATCATGCCCAAGGACATTCAGCTCGCTAGGAGGATTCGTGGTGAAAGGGCTTAG